A genomic window from Halobellus ruber includes:
- a CDS encoding DUF7123 family protein produces MSEFTEEDERIVSYLRESVSAGERYFRAKNIADAIGLSAKQVGARLPKLGEKSEDVDIEKWGRARSTTWRVTRS; encoded by the coding sequence ATGAGCGAGTTCACCGAGGAGGACGAGCGGATCGTCAGCTACCTCCGTGAGAGCGTCTCCGCCGGCGAGCGGTACTTCCGCGCGAAGAACATCGCCGACGCCATCGGTCTCTCCGCCAAGCAAGTCGGAGCCCGCCTCCCGAAGCTCGGGGAGAAGTCCGAGGACGTCGACATCGAGAAGTGGGGGCGCGCGCGGTCGACGACCTGGCGCGTCACGCGGAGCTGA
- a CDS encoding RIO1 family regulatory kinase/ATPase domain-containing protein: protein MAIRRLLRGRVEWSRLETVAREIRERYDREEVSVRFLDADNWLSTPMVVDERWFVKVISKQNSIVHGLFTTGRNLGAFSSGTEGFFQHFETPIEMAEHELEATERMREIGLNAPEPVEAFEIDGLGVVVLEYLPEFRTLDELDTESEVDLAPAVFAALGTMHEHDLLHGDLRAENVLIRDGEIYFIDATSVTDTDGADAKSYDIACALGALEPLIGGKRTVDAALTAFSPEELLAAARFLDFVNIRPDHDFDAAVLHGEIEKRASSP, encoded by the coding sequence ATGGCGATCCGCCGTCTCCTGCGCGGGCGCGTCGAGTGGTCGCGCCTGGAGACCGTCGCCCGCGAGATCCGCGAGCGGTACGACCGCGAGGAGGTGTCGGTCCGGTTTCTCGACGCCGACAACTGGCTGTCGACGCCGATGGTGGTTGACGAGCGGTGGTTCGTGAAGGTGATCTCGAAACAGAACTCCATCGTCCACGGGTTGTTCACCACCGGGCGGAACCTCGGGGCCTTCTCCTCGGGAACCGAGGGCTTCTTCCAGCACTTCGAGACGCCAATCGAGATGGCGGAGCACGAACTCGAAGCCACGGAACGGATGCGGGAGATCGGGCTCAACGCTCCCGAACCCGTGGAGGCGTTCGAGATCGACGGACTCGGGGTCGTCGTGTTGGAGTACCTCCCGGAGTTCCGAACCCTGGACGAACTCGACACCGAGTCCGAGGTCGACCTCGCGCCGGCGGTCTTTGCGGCGCTGGGAACGATGCACGAACACGATCTGCTGCACGGCGACCTCCGGGCGGAGAACGTGTTGATCCGCGACGGCGAGATCTACTTCATCGACGCCACGAGCGTGACCGACACCGACGGGGCGGACGCCAAATCCTACGACATCGCGTGTGCCCTCGGCGCCCTGGAGCCGCTGATCGGGGGAAAACGGACGGTCGACGCGGCGCTGACCGCGTTTTCGCCGGAAGAACTCCTCGCGGCCGCCCGGTTTCTCGATTTCGTCAACATCCGGCCCGACCACGACTTCGACGCCGCGGTGCTCCACGGCGAGATCGAGAAGCGGGCCTCGTCGCCGTGA
- a CDS encoding tRNA (cytidine(56)-2'-O)-methyltransferase translates to MHEDPEVAVLRYGHRPGRDDRMTTHVGLTARALGADRVILPDNATQARETVADITDRFGGPFTVEQTDELDATVDRWAGAVVHLTMYGERIQDVESEVRERHRSDPLLVVVGGEKVPFEVYEAADWNVAVTNQPHSEVAGLSVFLDRLFEGRELAQEWPDAERRVLPQANGKRVVDGDEATDGS, encoded by the coding sequence ATGCACGAGGACCCAGAGGTGGCCGTCCTCCGGTACGGCCACCGGCCCGGCCGGGACGACCGGATGACGACCCACGTCGGACTCACCGCCCGGGCGCTCGGCGCCGACCGCGTGATCCTCCCGGACAACGCCACCCAGGCGAGGGAGACCGTCGCCGACATCACCGACCGGTTCGGCGGCCCCTTCACCGTCGAACAGACCGATGAACTCGACGCCACCGTCGACCGGTGGGCCGGAGCCGTCGTCCACCTCACGATGTACGGCGAGCGGATCCAGGACGTCGAGAGCGAGGTCCGGGAGCGCCACCGCTCCGACCCGCTCTTGGTGGTGGTCGGCGGGGAGAAGGTCCCCTTCGAGGTGTACGAGGCAGCCGACTGGAACGTCGCGGTCACGAACCAGCCCCACTCGGAGGTCGCGGGGCTTTCGGTCTTCCTCGATCGGCTGTTCGAGGGGCGGGAGCTGGCACAGGAGTGGCCCGACGCGGAACGCCGGGTGCTCCCGCAGGCGAACGGCAAACGGGTCGTCGACGGCGACGAGGCGACCGACGGGTCGTGA
- a CDS encoding DUF7525 family protein, translated as METASAGSDKAFGLTVLFSIVALLGVVGMFIAGLTGDQLVAAVGFAVATIAGSLAVSATHLFE; from the coding sequence ATGGAAACCGCATCCGCCGGCTCCGACAAGGCGTTCGGGCTGACCGTCCTCTTTTCGATCGTCGCACTCCTCGGCGTCGTCGGGATGTTCATCGCGGGTCTGACCGGCGACCAGCTCGTCGCCGCCGTCGGCTTCGCGGTGGCCACCATCGCCGGGTCGCTCGCCGTCTCGGCGACCCACCTCTTCGAGTAG
- a CDS encoding transcription factor, translating into MAFEELLNDPVIQKYLHELVGPTGMPVAAAPPDGEVTDEELAEELGLELNDVRRALFILYENDLAEYRRVRDEDSGWLTYLWTFHYENIPENLREEMERLLEALEERLEYEQTHEFYLSEPAGIRFEFSEAMEQGFQCPETGAPLEPMENDEMVDAMERRIGELRDELNADVGRGD; encoded by the coding sequence ATGGCTTTTGAGGAGCTGCTGAACGACCCTGTCATCCAGAAATACCTCCACGAACTTGTCGGACCGACGGGGATGCCGGTCGCGGCGGCCCCACCGGACGGCGAGGTCACCGACGAGGAGCTCGCCGAGGAGTTGGGGCTGGAACTCAACGACGTTCGGCGCGCGCTCTTCATCCTCTACGAGAACGACCTCGCGGAGTACCGCCGGGTCCGCGACGAGGACTCGGGGTGGCTGACCTACCTGTGGACGTTCCACTACGAGAACATCCCGGAGAACCTCCGCGAGGAGATGGAGCGGCTGCTGGAAGCGCTCGAAGAGCGGCTGGAGTACGAACAGACCCACGAGTTCTACCTCTCGGAGCCCGCGGGGATCCGCTTCGAGTTCTCCGAGGCGATGGAACAGGGGTTCCAGTGTCCCGAGACGGGGGCGCCGCTGGAGCCGATGGAGAACGACGAGATGGTCGACGCGATGGAGCGCCGGATCGGGGAGCTCCGCGACGAGCTCAACGCCGACGTGGGTCGTGGAGACTGA
- a CDS encoding DUF7548 family protein — MDVDLGSLAPRLGAVTCLLLGGVVFGPALVVSAPGNAVAAYYASGPLGVSVVGVLALISVVVFLAGAQERSDPRTLAGVVVVSGVSMVLFSVLWAVSIDPTVLFSFPAEHAWIESHRWVVVAGAALATLAAGGYASSTLA; from the coding sequence ATGGACGTCGATCTGGGGTCCCTCGCGCCGCGGCTCGGCGCGGTGACGTGTCTGCTGCTCGGGGGGGTCGTCTTCGGGCCGGCGCTTGTCGTGTCGGCCCCCGGCAACGCGGTCGCGGCGTACTACGCCTCGGGCCCGCTGGGGGTCTCGGTCGTCGGCGTGCTCGCGCTGATCAGCGTCGTGGTGTTTCTCGCCGGCGCACAGGAGCGGTCGGACCCCCGGACGCTCGCAGGGGTCGTGGTCGTCTCGGGCGTCTCGATGGTGCTGTTTTCGGTGTTGTGGGCCGTCTCGATCGATCCGACGGTGCTCTTCAGCTTCCCCGCGGAGCACGCGTGGATCGAGTCCCACCGGTGGGTCGTGGTCGCCGGGGCGGCGCTTGCGACCCTGGCCGCCGGCGGCTACGCGTCGTCGACGCTGGCGTGA
- a CDS encoding DUF4382 domain-containing protein produces the protein MNRNAVAAALVAGLVLLAGCSGGLTGTPDGTTGESALDGGTTAEEIEGETGTVNVYISDERNDIDDFEHLNVTISRVGVKPAGDDSDGEDADDEDADDTETEDVNTETATTESGETETETPDADEADDSDADDDVDDADQDDSEGESEWIEYEVDNRTVDLTELKGKNATKLSSLDVPNGSYEKVFVHVSEVEGTLKDGSDQRVKLPSGKLQLNSAFTVGDGEEVDFVFDITAIKAGNSGKYILKPVISESGTDVEIDDVDEEDDEREDDDDERTEGRENALNASFDGTVTAGENVTLGVTQDADPVEGATVFVDGERAGTTGADGAYVIQVPDDAEELDVKVTFQGAEAELEIELDSESDSEDGNATADGSQQRLTVG, from the coding sequence ATGAACCGAAACGCAGTCGCTGCGGCCCTGGTCGCGGGGCTGGTGTTGCTCGCTGGCTGTTCCGGCGGCCTCACCGGTACGCCCGACGGGACCACAGGTGAATCCGCACTCGACGGCGGGACGACCGCCGAGGAGATCGAGGGGGAAACGGGGACAGTGAACGTGTACATCAGCGACGAGCGGAACGACATCGACGACTTCGAGCACCTCAACGTCACCATCAGTCGCGTGGGGGTGAAGCCCGCGGGGGACGATAGTGACGGCGAGGACGCTGACGACGAGGACGCCGACGACACCGAGACCGAGGACGTCAACACGGAGACGGCCACGACCGAGTCCGGCGAGACCGAAACCGAGACTCCTGACGCCGACGAGGCGGACGACTCCGATGCTGACGACGACGTCGACGACGCTGACCAGGACGACTCCGAGGGCGAAAGCGAGTGGATCGAGTACGAGGTCGACAACCGGACGGTCGACCTGACAGAGCTGAAGGGCAAAAACGCCACGAAGCTCTCCTCGCTGGACGTGCCGAACGGGAGCTACGAGAAGGTGTTCGTCCACGTCTCCGAGGTCGAGGGGACGCTGAAGGACGGCAGCGACCAGCGCGTGAAGCTCCCCAGCGGGAAGCTCCAGTTGAACTCGGCGTTCACCGTCGGTGACGGCGAGGAGGTCGACTTCGTCTTCGACATCACCGCGATCAAGGCCGGCAACAGCGGGAAGTACATCCTCAAGCCCGTGATCTCCGAATCCGGCACCGACGTGGAGATCGACGACGTCGACGAGGAGGATGACGAACGCGAGGACGACGACGACGAGCGGACCGAGGGCCGCGAGAACGCGCTGAACGCGAGTTTCGACGGTACCGTCACCGCCGGCGAGAACGTGACGCTGGGCGTCACGCAGGACGCCGACCCCGTCGAGGGGGCGACCGTCTTCGTCGACGGCGAGCGGGCCGGAACCACCGGCGCTGACGGCGCGTATGTGATCCAGGTGCCCGACGACGCCGAGGAACTCGACGTGAAAGTCACCTTCCAGGGCGCCGAGGCCGAGTTGGAAATCGAACTCGATAGCGAATCCGACAGCGAGGACGGAAACGCGACGGCGGACGGCTCCCAGCAGCGGCTGACGGTCGGGTAA
- a CDS encoding FlaD/FlaE family flagellar protein — MTIDPDDYDLRELRRIADERREARRSDDTNEERRHRFGARRGRRSDGARRNGGDRRRDGESAERPAEGRRERQGADGPAADEVTVRPRDGAEPSQPAEDRDEVVRADRIARDVGFGNGDDERRRDERATRSRERRRRRDAGGRPDADDDVGRFQFDTEPRERPRSRPGRALRGNQLEQLLVHETAASEGVSKPYLTSLPDAYAAERLLFDWLEFLVLKGGYKRTMDALRYYRAVEWLTAEVEAELRDYLVGFSGEVSDTDAYDVDDHHLSLVYIARLSSMT; from the coding sequence ATGACCATCGACCCCGACGACTACGACCTCCGAGAGCTCAGACGTATCGCCGACGAGCGACGCGAGGCGCGTCGATCCGACGACACGAACGAGGAGCGCCGACACCGGTTCGGCGCACGTCGCGGCCGCCGATCCGACGGGGCCCGGCGGAACGGCGGCGACCGGCGTCGGGACGGGGAGTCCGCGGAGCGGCCAGCCGAGGGGCGTCGGGAGCGGCAGGGGGCCGACGGGCCGGCGGCCGACGAGGTCACGGTCCGACCCCGGGACGGGGCGGAGCCGTCACAGCCCGCTGAGGACCGCGACGAGGTGGTCCGTGCCGACCGGATCGCACGCGATGTCGGGTTCGGGAACGGGGACGACGAGCGTCGTCGGGACGAACGGGCTACCCGTTCGCGGGAGCGGCGGCGCCGGCGCGATGCCGGCGGTCGACCCGACGCGGACGACGACGTCGGCCGCTTCCAGTTCGACACCGAACCGCGGGAGCGCCCGCGGAGCCGGCCGGGTCGGGCGCTGCGCGGGAACCAGCTCGAACAGCTGCTGGTCCACGAGACCGCCGCCTCGGAGGGGGTATCGAAGCCGTATCTCACGAGCCTGCCCGACGCGTACGCCGCCGAGCGCCTGCTCTTCGACTGGTTGGAGTTTCTCGTGCTGAAGGGCGGGTACAAGCGCACGATGGACGCGCTCCGGTACTACCGGGCCGTCGAGTGGCTGACCGCCGAGGTGGAGGCGGAGCTTCGCGACTACCTCGTGGGGTTCTCCGGGGAGGTCTCCGATACCGACGCGTACGACGTCGACGACCACCACCTGAGCCTGGTCTACATCGCGCGGCTGTCGTCGATGACGTGA
- a CDS encoding GNAT family N-acetyltransferase, translating into MPRVIEAVREVVERLLARVRPTRITLVHPPVTFVDDAEREITVRPYEPDDFEGLVRMYETFDPTQRAQGTPPLDAEAIRGWLTGLLDGVNAVAVHEGRPVGHISFVPDGTGRHELAIFVHQEFQHAGIGTTLMAAGLGHASRTEVTYVWLSVESWKRDIQRFYARAGFSVVNPMGAAHRMSRTL; encoded by the coding sequence GTGCCCCGCGTGATCGAGGCGGTTCGCGAAGTGGTCGAGCGGCTCCTCGCTCGAGTTCGACCGACCCGTATCACCCTCGTCCACCCACCGGTAACGTTCGTTGACGACGCCGAACGGGAGATCACTGTTCGACCGTACGAACCAGACGATTTCGAGGGGCTCGTCCGTATGTACGAGACGTTCGATCCCACACAGCGGGCGCAGGGGACCCCGCCGCTCGACGCCGAGGCGATCCGGGGGTGGCTCACCGGTCTCCTCGACGGCGTGAACGCTGTCGCGGTCCACGAAGGTCGACCGGTCGGACACATCAGCTTCGTCCCCGACGGCACCGGCCGCCACGAACTCGCGATCTTCGTGCACCAGGAGTTCCAGCACGCCGGGATCGGGACCACCCTGATGGCCGCCGGGCTGGGCCACGCGAGCCGGACGGAGGTGACCTACGTGTGGCTCTCGGTGGAGTCCTGGAAGCGCGACATCCAGCGGTTCTACGCTCGGGCCGGCTTCTCCGTGGTGAACCCGATGGGCGCAGCACACCGGATGTCCAGGACGCTCTGA
- a CDS encoding DUF2110 family protein yields the protein MVVLATKCYVGGDARGRAIQGLGSLIDNEIGDLAVEWEIDVRDDEFVAVDLAGEDATVAGNALADSWGAIDTEFEAGGTYVGTLDEWDDEGWLLDVGNGTRIRIPAAELGLGPGSPEQIRDRFGVVQHTPLRFVYGEPSRLADATRDRLYEWTREAGSGRVNVNSATRGNVRATVNRAGHADDIVTVERLGLLEQSIVCPEATDPPGLLASIGPHLRSELKCVLT from the coding sequence ATGGTCGTCCTCGCAACCAAATGTTACGTCGGCGGCGACGCCCGCGGCCGTGCGATCCAGGGGCTCGGCTCGCTGATCGACAACGAGATCGGCGACCTCGCCGTCGAGTGGGAGATCGACGTCCGCGACGACGAGTTCGTCGCGGTCGACCTCGCCGGCGAGGACGCGACCGTCGCCGGCAACGCCCTCGCCGACTCGTGGGGCGCGATCGACACCGAGTTCGAGGCCGGCGGGACCTACGTCGGGACCCTCGACGAGTGGGACGACGAGGGGTGGCTGCTGGACGTCGGCAACGGCACCAGGATCCGGATCCCCGCCGCGGAACTCGGGCTCGGACCCGGCTCGCCGGAGCAGATCCGCGACCGGTTCGGGGTCGTCCAGCACACCCCGCTGCGGTTCGTCTACGGGGAGCCCTCGCGGCTGGCCGACGCGACCCGCGACCGGCTCTACGAGTGGACCCGCGAGGCGGGCAGCGGCCGCGTCAACGTCAACAGCGCGACCCGCGGCAACGTCCGGGCGACGGTCAACCGCGCGGGCCACGCCGACGACATCGTGACCGTCGAGCGCTTGGGACTCTTAGAACAGAGCATCGTCTGTCCCGAAGCGACCGACCCGCCGGGGCTGCTCGCCAGCATCGGCCCGCACCTCCGGTCGGAACTGAAATGTGTCCTGACGTGA
- a CDS encoding NAD-dependent epimerase/dehydratase family protein codes for MDLTGKRIVVTGGAGLVGSHLAGRLREDNDVVVADDLSKGGRDRVPDGVEFVRADLTDAGDVAAAITAEVDVVFHLAAYTDTNFAEPRRLFEENTEMTYNVLERMAEVGVSDVAFTSSSTVYGEAPRPTPEDFAPLEPISVYGAAKLADEGLLSTYAHTEEFTVWNFRFANIVGPHQRGNVIPDFIEKLLADPETLTILGDGRQEKSYLHVSECVDAICHVVEHADDAMNVYNLGTRTTTSVTRIADIVADVMDLDPTYEYTGGDRGWAGDVPRMRLSVEKLSGLGWEASESSDDAVRRAAEELHAELRAERGDGA; via the coding sequence ATGGACCTGACCGGGAAGCGGATCGTCGTCACCGGGGGTGCGGGGCTTGTCGGCTCCCACCTCGCGGGGCGGCTCCGCGAGGACAACGACGTCGTCGTCGCCGACGACCTCTCGAAGGGCGGCCGCGACCGCGTCCCCGACGGCGTCGAGTTCGTGCGGGCGGACCTGACCGACGCCGGCGACGTCGCCGCGGCGATCACCGCCGAGGTCGATGTCGTTTTCCACCTCGCGGCGTACACCGACACCAACTTCGCGGAGCCCAGGCGGCTGTTCGAGGAGAACACCGAGATGACGTACAACGTCCTCGAACGGATGGCCGAGGTCGGGGTCTCCGACGTCGCCTTCACCTCGTCGTCGACGGTGTACGGCGAGGCCCCGCGGCCGACACCCGAGGATTTCGCGCCGCTGGAGCCAATCAGCGTCTACGGCGCGGCGAAACTCGCCGACGAGGGGCTGCTCTCGACGTACGCACACACCGAGGAGTTCACCGTGTGGAACTTCCGGTTCGCCAACATCGTCGGCCCCCACCAGCGCGGGAACGTGATCCCTGATTTCATCGAGAAACTGCTCGCCGATCCCGAGACGCTCACCATCCTCGGCGACGGCCGCCAGGAGAAGTCCTACCTCCACGTCTCCGAGTGCGTCGACGCCATCTGCCACGTCGTCGAACACGCCGACGACGCGATGAACGTCTACAACCTCGGCACGCGGACCACCACCTCCGTCACCCGGATCGCCGACATCGTCGCCGACGTGATGGACCTCGATCCGACCTACGAGTACACCGGCGGCGACCGCGGGTGGGCGGGCGACGTCCCCCGGATGCGGCTGTCGGTCGAGAAGCTCTCGGGGCTGGGCTGGGAGGCGTCGGAGTCCAGCGACGACGCGGTCCGCCGGGCCGCCGAGGAACTCCACGCGGAACTGCGGGCCGAACGCGGCGACGGGGCGTAG
- a CDS encoding CoxG family protein, which produces MTVRVRRVLEFDGPPEAVWEFISDPSQRADAISVVDSYEVHGDGSATWHVRLPIPLVNSTVTVETEDVETDPPRHVKFVGKSSTFRVTGEHTIESTETGSRLTNEFVVDGRVPGVEGFFKRNLDDEMGNLERALQRAIEPTT; this is translated from the coding sequence ATGACGGTACGTGTCCGGCGGGTCCTCGAGTTCGACGGCCCGCCCGAGGCCGTGTGGGAGTTCATCTCGGATCCATCGCAACGTGCCGACGCGATCAGCGTCGTCGACAGCTACGAGGTCCACGGCGACGGGTCGGCGACCTGGCACGTCCGGCTGCCGATCCCCCTGGTGAACTCGACGGTCACAGTCGAAACCGAGGACGTCGAGACCGACCCGCCGCGACACGTCAAGTTCGTCGGGAAGTCCTCGACGTTCCGGGTGACCGGCGAGCACACCATCGAGTCGACGGAGACGGGCTCCCGCCTCACAAACGAGTTCGTCGTCGACGGCCGGGTCCCCGGCGTCGAGGGGTTCTTCAAACGGAACCTCGACGACGAGATGGGGAACCTCGAACGCGCCCTCCAGCGGGCGATCGAACCGACTACGTAA
- a CDS encoding DUF5803 family protein: MNRRLLLAAGCLALLGLTSGCLGFGTGPVGEERLDGDPAEPYAWETDRTVHVTVQENTQFRAVMEVDRSTIDLFRRDGFGGSNPLSIQAVRYRYPNGTIITGSELRERGGEVRETRDETVVELPPDAAESGGRLAFTSSGTPKRFTLPVYVEGSYEVVLPEDREIDFPVFGQVSPGDYDTFRDDRGRVRIVWAEPVTAETVSVQYYLQRDLYIFAGILGVILVVGAGGLLYRRRQIERLQKQRMEMGLDVEVDDDDDPPGLG; the protein is encoded by the coding sequence ATGAACCGGCGACTCCTCCTCGCGGCGGGTTGTCTGGCGCTGCTCGGGCTCACGAGCGGCTGTCTCGGGTTCGGAACCGGCCCGGTTGGCGAGGAGCGGCTCGACGGCGATCCCGCCGAGCCGTACGCGTGGGAGACCGACCGGACGGTCCACGTCACGGTCCAGGAGAACACGCAGTTCCGGGCCGTGATGGAGGTCGACCGGTCGACGATCGACCTGTTCCGCCGGGACGGCTTCGGCGGATCGAACCCGCTGTCGATCCAGGCGGTCAGGTACCGCTACCCCAACGGGACGATCATCACCGGGAGCGAACTCCGGGAACGCGGCGGTGAGGTGCGCGAGACCAGAGACGAGACCGTCGTCGAACTCCCGCCTGACGCCGCCGAAAGCGGCGGGAGGCTCGCGTTCACAAGCAGCGGGACGCCGAAGCGGTTCACCCTCCCCGTCTACGTCGAGGGCTCCTACGAGGTCGTACTCCCGGAAGATCGGGAGATCGACTTCCCCGTCTTCGGCCAGGTGTCGCCCGGGGACTACGACACGTTCCGCGACGACCGCGGCCGGGTGCGGATCGTGTGGGCGGAGCCGGTGACCGCAGAGACGGTCTCGGTACAGTACTACCTCCAGCGGGACCTCTACATCTTCGCCGGCATCCTCGGCGTCATCCTCGTCGTCGGCGCCGGCGGGCTGCTCTACCGGCGCCGGCAGATAGAGCGGCTCCAGAAACAGCGGATGGAGATGGGACTGGACGTCGAGGTCGACGACGACGACGACCCGCCCGGGCTCGGGTGA
- a CDS encoding DUF2797 domain-containing protein, which translates to MQIVGYDTSDPGLLVSRAAGEADSDAASPAEVEFLALEPGVGLDYALGERHCAGAVTEAGHVPCPESAAPQCPQHRSTWVCAKCTGTCLKDEMDCVEPHVVYLAAFAPDTFKVGVTREWRLETRLREQGADRGARLTTVPDGRIAREREAEIAESVPDRIRVPTKRAGLHRDVDADAWAELLSSYDVADEDRFTFEHGLDLRDRPVAETIAAGTVRGVQGRLLVLDRAGTTYAVDLRDLVGHEVTPGAASRDLQASLGAWE; encoded by the coding sequence GTGCAGATCGTCGGCTACGACACGTCGGATCCGGGGCTGCTCGTGAGCCGCGCCGCCGGCGAAGCCGACAGCGACGCTGCCTCCCCGGCGGAGGTCGAGTTCCTCGCCCTGGAACCGGGCGTTGGACTCGATTATGCCCTCGGGGAGCGTCACTGCGCGGGCGCCGTCACCGAGGCGGGGCACGTCCCGTGTCCGGAGTCCGCCGCGCCGCAGTGCCCGCAGCACCGCTCGACGTGGGTGTGCGCCAAGTGTACGGGGACCTGTCTGAAAGACGAGATGGACTGCGTCGAACCCCACGTGGTCTACCTCGCCGCCTTCGCGCCCGACACGTTCAAAGTCGGCGTCACCAGGGAGTGGCGGCTCGAAACCCGGCTCCGCGAGCAGGGCGCCGACCGCGGCGCGCGGCTGACGACGGTGCCGGACGGCCGGATCGCCCGCGAGCGGGAGGCCGAGATCGCCGAGTCGGTTCCGGACCGGATCCGCGTGCCCACGAAGCGCGCCGGCCTCCACCGGGACGTCGACGCCGACGCGTGGGCCGAACTGCTCTCCTCGTACGACGTCGCCGACGAGGATCGGTTCACCTTCGAGCACGGGCTCGACCTCCGGGACCGCCCCGTCGCGGAGACGATCGCCGCCGGGACCGTCAGGGGCGTCCAGGGCCGACTGCTGGTCCTGGACCGTGCGGGCACCACCTACGCGGTCGACCTCCGGGACCTCGTGGGCCACGAGGTCACGCCGGGGGCGGCGAGCCGGGACCTCCAGGCGAGCCTCGGCGCGTGGGAGTGA
- a CDS encoding cell division protein FtsA yields MANDEAAADADGAETDTGDDGNGGASTHAPTPVGVKLGSTRTVLQYVRDGSVETVRTLTCLATYEDALTGEERVMFGEQAAREYPDRVEYMLRSGLPEDDESVDLAATFFEEVVAAEGLDENSAVVYAIPTIDNEPGLRNLERVIEGSPVGDALVRSFPESLCGSIPAFGDDLGAIEEVFAAVNMGSTNLEASAYRHGEQLSPFVSGAVTGNEVDRHIANAVEEETQGRVNIDLTTAREYKEEHADFGGFEPFTDVIQQPGGGSHEFTIERSVMEPLHDYVDDAIDEVANNFLAQLANDHMKPYQLALSKPIVLTGGMACIPGIVDVFEERLSAELDRDVECTAADRPDLAPAEGARRIAERLID; encoded by the coding sequence ATGGCGAACGACGAAGCTGCCGCCGACGCGGACGGGGCCGAGACGGACACGGGAGACGACGGTAACGGGGGGGCCTCGACCCACGCCCCGACCCCGGTCGGCGTCAAACTCGGGAGTACGCGGACGGTGCTTCAGTACGTCCGGGACGGCTCCGTCGAAACCGTCCGGACGCTGACGTGTCTGGCCACCTACGAGGACGCCCTGACCGGCGAGGAGCGGGTGATGTTCGGCGAACAGGCCGCCCGGGAGTACCCCGACCGGGTCGAGTATATGCTTCGCTCGGGCCTCCCGGAGGACGACGAGAGCGTCGACCTCGCGGCGACGTTCTTCGAGGAGGTCGTCGCCGCCGAGGGCTTAGACGAGAACAGCGCCGTGGTCTATGCGATCCCCACCATCGACAACGAGCCGGGGCTCCGCAACCTCGAACGCGTGATCGAGGGCAGCCCCGTCGGCGACGCCTTGGTCCGGAGCTTCCCGGAGTCGCTCTGTGGGTCGATCCCGGCGTTCGGCGACGACCTCGGGGCCATCGAGGAGGTGTTCGCGGCGGTGAATATGGGATCCACGAACCTGGAGGCCTCCGCGTACCGCCACGGCGAGCAGCTCTCGCCGTTCGTGTCGGGTGCGGTCACCGGCAACGAGGTCGACCGACACATCGCAAACGCCGTCGAGGAGGAAACCCAGGGGCGGGTCAACATCGACCTCACCACCGCCAGGGAGTACAAGGAGGAACACGCCGACTTCGGCGGGTTCGAACCGTTCACCGACGTGATCCAACAGCCCGGCGGCGGCTCCCACGAGTTCACCATCGAACGGTCGGTGATGGAGCCGCTGCACGACTACGTCGACGACGCGATCGACGAGGTCGCCAACAACTTCCTCGCACAGCTGGCCAACGACCACATGAAACCCTACCAGCTCGCGCTCTCGAAGCCGATCGTCCTCACGGGCGGGATGGCCTGCATCCCGGGGATCGTGGACGTCTTCGAGGAGCGGCTCTCGGCGGAACTCGACCGCGACGTGGAGTGTACCGCTGCCGACCGGCCGGACCTCGCGCCCGCCGAGGGGGCCCGCCGGATCGCCGAGCGGCTGATCGACTGA